The Thermodesulfobacteriota bacterium genome includes a window with the following:
- the panC gene encoding pantoate--beta-alanine ligase produces the protein MELLRTPAEMRAWSDARRAAGARIGLVPTMGYLHAGHISLVHAASARGCDAVVASIFVNPAQFGPGEDYEKYPRNEAGDLAMLEAAGVSAVYLPSAADMYPDGYQTFVEVTGVSQGMCGASRPGHFRGVATVVAKLFAAARPHVAVFGEKDYQQLTVLRVMARNLDFGIEIVGAPIVREPDGLAMSSRNAYLKGEDRIAARCLSRGLFRARELFAAGERDAATLVAAAREEIAAEPRAALDYAEGRNPDTLASLSGRVDSITILVAAKVGPARLIDNIKLGT, from the coding sequence ATGGAACTTCTGCGCACCCCCGCCGAGATGCGCGCCTGGTCCGACGCCCGCCGCGCCGCCGGCGCCCGGATCGGGCTGGTCCCCACGATGGGATACCTGCACGCGGGGCACATCAGCCTGGTGCATGCCGCCTCCGCCCGCGGCTGCGACGCCGTCGTCGCCTCCATCTTCGTCAACCCGGCGCAGTTCGGACCCGGCGAGGACTACGAGAAGTACCCGCGCAACGAGGCGGGCGACCTGGCGATGCTTGAAGCCGCCGGCGTCTCCGCCGTCTACCTGCCGTCCGCCGCCGACATGTATCCCGACGGCTACCAGACCTTCGTCGAGGTGACCGGCGTCTCGCAGGGTATGTGCGGCGCCTCCCGCCCCGGCCACTTCCGCGGCGTAGCCACGGTCGTCGCCAAGCTGTTCGCCGCCGCCAGGCCGCACGTCGCGGTCTTCGGCGAGAAGGACTACCAGCAGCTCACGGTCCTGCGCGTCATGGCCCGCAACCTCGACTTCGGCATCGAGATCGTCGGCGCCCCCATCGTCCGCGAGCCCGACGGCCTGGCGATGAGCTCGCGCAACGCCTACCTCAAGGGCGAGGACCGCATCGCCGCCCGCTGCCTTTCCCGCGGCCTGTTCCGCGCCCGGGAGCTCTTCGCCGCCGGCGAGCGCGACGCCGCGACGCTCGTCGCCGCCGCCCGCGAGGAGATCGCCGCCGAGCCGCGCGCCGCCCTCGACTACGCCGAAGGCCGCAACCCGGATACCCTGGCCTCCCTGTCGGGGCGGGTGGATTCAATAACGATCCTGGTGGCGGCGAAAGTCGGACCGGCAAGGCTGATCGATAACATCAAATTGGGGACGTAG
- the panD gene encoding aspartate 1-decarboxylase, whose translation MLRTMLKCKIHRATVTEANLHYEGSITVDRSLMDAAGLIEYEQVHIYDIDNGNRFSTYVISGEPGSGVICLNGAAARMVSKGDLVIIASYAAYNENELEGFHPTMVYVDENNRQKVKTAEPGRS comes from the coding sequence ATGCTGAGGACGATGCTCAAGTGCAAGATCCACCGCGCTACGGTTACGGAGGCGAACCTCCATTACGAAGGGAGCATCACCGTCGACCGCTCCCTGATGGATGCCGCCGGCCTGATCGAGTATGAGCAGGTGCACATCTACGACATCGACAACGGCAACCGGTTCTCCACCTACGTCATCTCCGGGGAGCCGGGCTCGGGCGTGATCTGCCTCAACGGCGCGGCCGCCCGCATGGTCTCCAAGGGAGACCTCGTCATCATCGCCTCCTACGCGGCTTACAATGAGAATGAGCTGGAGGGGTTCCATCCGACGATGGTGTACGTGGACGAGAATAACCGGCAGAAAGTAAAAACCGCAGAACCGGGACGTTCGTGA
- a CDS encoding amidohydrolase family protein, with translation MRTSAEAGQTSDGTVYVASRLVADPEYVFAPGAVAVANGIVLAAGPKDDILRMAPSSFAVRELPGAAILPGLVNAHTHLQIPRLTDPAGQPLPIPPNFVDWLLQVIVWRMQAYPSSFAGNFAEATREAISFGTTSAGEIAGPDLTVYSSCPLRARVFAEGIGFAPEAAPAVLEAVGESIRQLEVLSAVNPLLAPGVSPHTLYTVGEGLLRSLAALASGKKLPVCLHLAESAAEMEFLSRGGGEIATRLYPFVGQDVSSFRGIGRSIPGHLSATGLLREGLLLAHNVHLAAGQIDALRAAGARFVLCPRSNEAHGNGAPDVTHFVDAGIPFALGTDSLGSVPDLDLWEESRRARSLYRGKMGDAALCRELFRALTVNGAAALALPTGTLAQGVPADFVAVDDPGGEGAEIFVRLVEGTQRSNVRLTVVGGRPVHGDAA, from the coding sequence GTGAGAACTTCCGCAGAAGCGGGACAGACCTCGGACGGGACCGTCTATGTCGCATCGCGGCTGGTCGCGGATCCGGAGTACGTGTTCGCCCCGGGCGCCGTCGCCGTCGCGAACGGAATCGTCCTTGCGGCCGGCCCGAAGGATGACATCCTCCGGATGGCCCCGTCCTCGTTCGCCGTGCGGGAGCTTCCGGGCGCGGCGATCCTTCCCGGGCTGGTCAACGCCCACACCCACCTGCAGATCCCGCGGCTCACCGACCCGGCAGGGCAGCCGCTGCCGATCCCGCCGAACTTCGTCGACTGGCTCCTCCAGGTGATCGTCTGGCGGATGCAGGCGTACCCGTCCTCGTTCGCCGGGAACTTCGCGGAGGCCACGCGGGAGGCGATCTCTTTCGGAACGACATCGGCGGGGGAGATCGCCGGGCCGGACCTGACCGTTTACTCTTCCTGCCCGCTGCGGGCGCGGGTCTTCGCGGAGGGGATCGGATTCGCCCCGGAGGCCGCCCCTGCGGTCCTCGAGGCCGTCGGCGAGTCGATCCGTCAGCTCGAAGTGCTCTCCGCCGTGAATCCGCTGCTCGCCCCCGGCGTATCGCCCCACACACTGTACACGGTGGGGGAGGGGCTGCTGCGTTCCCTGGCTGCCCTCGCCTCCGGGAAGAAGCTGCCCGTGTGCCTCCATCTGGCCGAATCGGCAGCGGAAATGGAATTCCTCTCGCGCGGGGGAGGGGAGATCGCCACGCGTCTTTATCCCTTCGTGGGGCAGGACGTCTCCTCATTCCGAGGGATCGGCCGGTCGATCCCGGGGCATCTTTCCGCCACGGGCCTTTTGCGCGAGGGGCTGCTGCTGGCGCATAATGTCCACCTTGCGGCGGGGCAGATCGACGCGCTGCGCGCGGCCGGCGCCCGGTTCGTCCTGTGCCCCCGCAGCAACGAGGCGCACGGCAACGGCGCCCCCGACGTGACGCACTTCGTCGACGCCGGCATCCCGTTCGCCCTCGGGACGGACAGCCTCGGCTCGGTGCCGGACCTCGATCTTTGGGAGGAATCCCGCCGCGCCCGCTCCCTCTACCGGGGGAAGATGGGCGACGCAGCGCTGTGCCGGGAGCTGTTCCGGGCCCTCACCGTCAACGGGGCCGCCGCGCTGGCGCTCCCCACAGGAACGCTGGCTCAGGGCGTCCCGGCGGATTTCGTCGCCGTGGACGACCCGGGGGGCGAAGGCGCCGAAATCTTCGTCCGGCTGGTCGAGGGAACGCAGCGGTCGAACGTGCGTCTCACCGTCGTCGGCGGACGCCCCGTGCACGGCGACGCCGCATAA
- the smpB gene encoding SsrA-binding protein SmpB gives MAEKTEKPGVKVVATNRRARHEYEILETFECGLALQGYEVKSIREGRANIADGFAAFRDGEVFVENVHITPYSHGDQRFIDPLRVRKLLLNRKEIDYLHGKVKERGFTVIPLKMYFKGPHVKLEVGLARGKKLYDKRHDIAERDAKRDIERATRSRGKRDAHRD, from the coding sequence ATGGCCGAAAAGACCGAAAAGCCCGGCGTGAAGGTGGTCGCCACGAACCGCCGCGCCCGGCACGAATACGAGATCCTCGAGACCTTCGAGTGCGGGCTGGCGCTCCAGGGCTACGAGGTGAAGTCGATCCGGGAGGGGCGGGCCAACATCGCCGACGGCTTCGCCGCCTTCCGCGACGGCGAGGTGTTCGTCGAGAACGTCCACATTACCCCGTACTCCCACGGCGACCAGCGCTTCATCGACCCGCTGCGGGTTCGCAAGCTCCTCCTTAACCGCAAGGAAATCGACTACTTGCACGGGAAGGTCAAGGAGCGCGGCTTCACCGTCATCCCGCTGAAGATGTATTTCAAGGGGCCACATGTCAAGCTGGAGGTAGGGCTGGCCCGCGGCAAGAAGCTCTACGACAAGCGCCACGACATCGCCGAACGGGACGCGAAGCGGGATATCGAGCGGGCTACCCGATCACGGGGGAAGCGGGACGCCCACAGGGACTAA